One Methylomonas sp. LL1 DNA window includes the following coding sequences:
- a CDS encoding AraC family transcriptional regulator produces MLAILSFMQIASLLFIGFSLGAAALLIVGNILQRQEPLRCASKLAGFLLVAGLAAIQSLHLGLLLSQFDQVHSTLYLVLLYGIAPSFYFYSRQLLIAEVSYRWLDALHAMPLLLSPVLSYHLALPAAFLVGSGYLLWLAKIVYGLRKQRQRFHLELLALGALFAIAVAVLVLGFIWPLLNETDFISGYSMLIGLAFFAVTLTLLRFPSIAADVSEAVQAAYAESTLKNIDKTAVLAKLDALMKKDKLYTLETLNLALLAEQLELSQHQLSELINTEFQQGFSRYIRQQRIDEAKKLLLADPSASVLAIGLSVGFSTQSNFYSAFRDMVGMAPGQYRKMHASSSA; encoded by the coding sequence ATGCTTGCTATCTTATCCTTCATGCAAATCGCTTCCCTGTTATTCATCGGTTTTTCGCTTGGCGCGGCGGCGTTGCTGATCGTCGGCAATATTTTGCAACGCCAGGAACCGCTGCGTTGCGCTTCGAAATTGGCCGGTTTTTTGTTGGTTGCCGGTTTGGCGGCTATTCAAAGTCTGCATCTCGGCCTGTTATTGAGCCAATTCGATCAGGTGCATTCGACGCTTTACCTGGTATTGCTGTACGGCATTGCCCCCAGCTTTTATTTTTACAGCCGCCAGTTATTGATTGCCGAGGTGAGTTACCGCTGGCTCGATGCGCTGCATGCCATGCCCTTGCTGCTGAGCCCGGTACTGTCTTACCACTTGGCCTTGCCGGCTGCATTTTTAGTCGGTAGCGGTTATTTGTTGTGGCTGGCTAAAATTGTTTATGGCTTGCGCAAGCAGCGGCAGCGTTTTCACTTGGAACTGTTGGCTTTGGGGGCATTGTTTGCGATTGCCGTGGCGGTGTTGGTGCTGGGTTTTATCTGGCCTTTGCTGAACGAGACGGATTTTATTAGCGGCTACAGCATGCTGATAGGGCTGGCGTTTTTTGCGGTGACGCTGACCTTGCTGCGTTTTCCGAGCATCGCCGCCGATGTGTCGGAAGCGGTGCAGGCCGCCTATGCCGAATCGACGCTTAAAAATATCGATAAAACTGCAGTGCTTGCCAAACTCGATGCCTTGATGAAAAAGGACAAGCTTTATACTTTGGAAACTCTGAATCTGGCACTGCTGGCCGAGCAACTGGAGTTGAGCCAGCACCAATTGTCCGAACTGATCAACACCGAATTTCAACAAGGTTTTTCCCGTTACATTCGCCAGCAGCGCATAGACGAGGCTAAAAAGCTGTTGCTGGCCGATCCGAGTGCATCGGTGTTGGCTATCGGCTTGTCGGTGGGTTTCAGCACCCAGTCCAATTTTTATTCGGCGTTCCGCGATATGGTCGGCATGGCGCCGGGGCAATACCGAAAAATGCATGCTTCATC
- a CDS encoding alginate export family protein, translating to MKQQFFKTASKTRLAGVLLLLPQLVNAEDYYRPTKGYRVEPAGDVPAYVRSLSKTQFEQFRDVEWLDLGLDFRSRYEYRENDLRPWTDTSSGTAVSKYRAEPDNLWLLRTRAYVGIKDILDPLRFAVEMEDARSYNGNYETSDADVNEFELIQAYGELYFDNALGHNRPISIRAGRQHLEVLDRRLVGNNEFRNTTNNFEGYRLRFGKKQNNWDLDTFVFQPVERYKYEFDQPDEDTWFYGAVLSIREWSDFITIQPYFLGRNTDGDPNNSVAANRKNDRSIYAPGLRVYGLFGESGFDFDGDINKQFGRFGETVNGTQQLRQHDALAYSLEVGYSFDHDWKPRASLYYGYGTGDKQSGDGYNQRFDAFYGFNQPWSRNDYYSWDNLHAPKARLEFTPYNNVRVDLGYNAYWLESETGGWNRANLRDRTGQSGSFMGHEFDIRLRHKLNPYIDWSMSYARFTPGDYTESFDRGNTAAGPFTSEPSNFFYFEVSLNAFGDGKPKYR from the coding sequence ATGAAACAACAATTTTTCAAAACAGCGAGCAAGACGCGACTGGCGGGCGTGTTATTGCTGTTGCCGCAATTAGTCAACGCCGAGGATTACTATCGTCCGACCAAAGGCTACCGGGTCGAACCCGCGGGCGATGTCCCGGCATATGTGCGCAGCTTGAGTAAAACTCAGTTCGAGCAATTCCGCGATGTGGAATGGCTGGACCTGGGTCTGGATTTTCGCAGCCGCTATGAATACCGGGAAAACGATTTGCGGCCATGGACCGACACCTCGTCCGGTACCGCCGTCAGTAAATATCGCGCCGAACCGGACAACTTGTGGTTACTCAGGACGCGCGCCTATGTCGGAATCAAGGATATTCTCGACCCGCTACGCTTTGCCGTCGAGATGGAAGACGCGCGGAGTTATAACGGTAACTACGAAACCAGCGACGCGGATGTCAACGAGTTCGAATTAATCCAGGCCTACGGCGAGTTATATTTCGACAATGCCCTGGGACATAACCGGCCGATCAGCATACGCGCCGGCCGCCAACACTTGGAAGTGTTGGATAGGCGCTTGGTGGGCAACAATGAGTTCCGCAACACTACCAACAACTTCGAAGGTTATCGGCTGCGTTTCGGTAAAAAGCAAAACAACTGGGACCTGGACACCTTTGTGTTTCAACCGGTCGAACGCTACAAATACGAATTCGACCAACCGGATGAAGATACCTGGTTTTATGGCGCGGTACTGAGCATACGGGAATGGTCCGATTTCATCACCATCCAGCCGTATTTTTTGGGTAGAAATACCGACGGCGACCCGAACAACAGCGTGGCGGCTAACCGGAAAAACGACCGCAGCATCTATGCGCCCGGTTTAAGGGTATACGGTCTGTTCGGTGAAAGCGGTTTTGATTTCGATGGCGATATCAATAAACAATTCGGCCGCTTTGGCGAAACCGTAAATGGAACACAGCAGTTGCGTCAGCATGACGCCTTGGCCTACTCATTGGAGGTGGGCTACAGCTTCGATCACGATTGGAAACCGCGAGCCAGTCTGTACTATGGCTATGGCACCGGCGACAAACAATCGGGCGATGGTTACAACCAGCGTTTCGATGCCTTTTACGGCTTCAACCAACCCTGGTCGCGCAACGATTATTATTCCTGGGATAACCTGCATGCACCGAAAGCACGCTTGGAATTCACCCCTTACAACAATGTGCGGGTCGATCTGGGTTACAACGCCTATTGGCTGGAAAGCGAAACCGGTGGTTGGAACCGGGCCAACTTGCGTGATCGGACCGGCCAAAGCGGTAGTTTCATGGGTCATGAATTCGACATTCGTTTGCGGCACAAACTCAATCCCTATATCGACTGGAGCATGAGCTATGCCCGCTTCACACCTGGCGACTACACCGAGTCCTTCGACAGGGGCAATACCGCCGCCGGCCCCTTTACCTCCGAACCCAGCAATTTCTTTTATTTCGAAGTTTCGCTGAATGCGTTCGGGGACGGTAAACCGAAGTACCGATAA
- a CDS encoding YezD family protein yields the protein MTDQIDADFFKLSQSQEIAQRISTILQGIRFGSIEIVVHDGRIVQIDKHEKFRVKNDSATH from the coding sequence ATGACCGATCAAATTGATGCCGATTTTTTTAAATTATCCCAAAGTCAGGAGATCGCCCAGCGCATTAGCACCATCCTGCAAGGCATCCGTTTCGGCTCGATCGAAATCGTGGTGCATGACGGGCGTATCGTGCAAATCGATAAACACGAAAAATTCAGAGTCAAAAACGATTCGGCTACCCATTAA
- a CDS encoding sulfate ABC transporter substrate-binding protein yields the protein MQFPNTVKPLLFGLTLLLGGNAWADRTLLNVSYDPTREFYQAFNQEFIKHWKEKTGEDVNVQQSHGGGGKQTRAVIDGLEADVVTLALSGDIDQIAERAGLFPKDWQKRLPNNSLPYTSTIVFLVRKGNPKAIKNWDDLAKAGISVITPNPKTSGGARYNYLAAWAFGEKTFGSKDAAKDFVKKIFKNVPVLDSGARGSTTTFIQRGIGDVLITWENEAFLALKEYGAGEYEIVVPPVSIKAETPVTVVDKVAKKNGNLDLAEAYLQYLYTPVGQKLVAKHFYRPSHPEFADAEDLKRFPKLDFFTVDAQFGGWTNVQKDHFDDGANFDQIYAP from the coding sequence ATGCAATTTCCAAACACAGTAAAACCCCTACTCTTCGGTTTAACCCTGTTACTTGGCGGTAACGCCTGGGCCGATAGAACCCTTTTGAATGTGTCCTACGATCCGACTCGCGAGTTCTATCAAGCATTCAATCAAGAGTTCATCAAACACTGGAAAGAAAAAACCGGCGAAGACGTCAACGTCCAACAATCGCATGGCGGCGGCGGCAAACAAACCCGAGCCGTCATCGACGGCCTGGAAGCCGACGTGGTTACCCTGGCCTTATCCGGGGACATTGATCAAATCGCGGAAAGAGCGGGCTTATTCCCGAAAGACTGGCAAAAACGCCTGCCCAACAACAGTTTGCCTTATACCTCAACCATCGTGTTTCTGGTCCGCAAGGGCAATCCGAAAGCCATTAAAAACTGGGACGATCTGGCCAAGGCAGGTATCTCCGTCATCACTCCAAACCCAAAAACTTCCGGCGGCGCCCGTTATAACTATCTGGCGGCCTGGGCATTCGGCGAAAAAACTTTTGGCAGCAAGGACGCCGCCAAGGATTTTGTGAAAAAAATCTTTAAAAACGTACCGGTACTGGATTCCGGCGCGCGCGGTTCCACCACCACCTTTATCCAGCGCGGCATTGGCGACGTCTTGATCACCTGGGAAAACGAAGCTTTTCTAGCCTTGAAAGAATATGGTGCCGGAGAATATGAGATCGTGGTGCCGCCGGTCAGCATCAAGGCCGAAACCCCGGTGACAGTGGTGGACAAAGTCGCCAAGAAAAATGGCAATCTGGACTTGGCGGAAGCCTATTTGCAATACCTGTATACCCCAGTCGGCCAGAAACTGGTGGCCAAGCATTTTTATCGGCCGTCGCATCCTGAATTTGCCGATGCCGAAGATTTGAAACGCTTCCCGAAACTGGACTTTTTCACCGTCGACGCACAGTTCGGCGGCTGGACCAATGTGCAGAAAGACCATTTTGACGATGGCGCGAACTTCGATCAAATCTACGCCCCATAA